DNA sequence from the Desulfovulcanus ferrireducens genome:
GAAAAGTTGACGTTCTGGTTCATTCTGTTGCCTACGCGCAACGCGAAGACCTCCAAGGACGCTTTATAGATACATCACGTAAGGGATTCCAGATTGCCATGGATATCTCTGCTTACTCTCTTGTCAGACTCTGCCAGGCCTTTGAGCCTATGTTCTCCGATGATGCTTCAGTGATGACCATAACCTATTATGGTTCCCAGAAGGTTATCAAGAACTACAATGTCATGGGCGTGGCCAAAGCCGCCTTGGAAGCTTCTGTACGCTATCTGGCTGTGGACCTCGGTCAAAAAGGCGTGCGCATCAATGCCATTAGTGCCGGCCCAATCAAAACCTTGGCCGCATCAGGCATTTCCGGCTTTAAAACCATCCTTAAAACCATTGAAGAAAAGGCACCATTGCACCGCAATGTTACTCAGGAAGATGTCGGCAAAACCGCCCTCTATCTTGCATCAAACCTCTCTACAGGGATGACAGGCGAGGTTCTTTACGTAGACTCAGGTTACAATATCTTGGGAATTTAAATGGAAGATTTATTAGTATTAGGACTTGTTTTTGTTGTCTGGATAATAGTAGTTAAATTTGTTTTCCCCAAACTTGGGATTCACGGCTGAGGCCCAAGTTCCAAGTCCTGCAGTTGGCAGGATAAAAAACGCGGTCATTAAAAAAACTAAATTCCAAATCCGGGGAACTCTACTTTTCTGCTGTTTACAGCAATAAATCTCTTGCCAGACAAGCTCTTTTTAGTTAAAAAACTCACCTTCTTGCGGAGAGGTGCCCGAGCTGGCCGAAGGGGC
Encoded proteins:
- a CDS encoding enoyl-ACP reductase FabI, which encodes MLLKDKKVLIFGVANNRSIAYGIAKVFKENGARLAFNYLGEALKKRVEPISEELQSEFIFDCDVSRDDQIQAAAELVQEKWGKVDVLVHSVAYAQREDLQGRFIDTSRKGFQIAMDISAYSLVRLCQAFEPMFSDDASVMTITYYGSQKVIKNYNVMGVAKAALEASVRYLAVDLGQKGVRINAISAGPIKTLAASGISGFKTILKTIEEKAPLHRNVTQEDVGKTALYLASNLSTGMTGEVLYVDSGYNILGI